From the Variovorax paradoxus genome, the window GCAGCTCGCGCTCCCGGACTGGGTGCGGGCGCGCGGCATGTCGATGTACCAGATGGCGATCATGGGCGCGAGCGCGATCGGCGCGGCCATCTGGGGCCAGGTGGCGACCGTCACGGCGCTGAACCTGAGCCTGGCGGTGGCCGCCGTGAGCGGCACGCTGATGATGCTCGCGGCTCTGCGCTGGGTGACCGACGTGACCGGCGAGGACGACACCAGCCCCGCCGAAGCCGGCTGGGCCGCAGGCCCCCCGGCCGAAGCGCCGCAGGAAGCGGGGCGCGTGGTGATCACGGTCGAATACCTCATCGAGCCGGCGCGCGCCGCGGCCTTCCACCTCGTCATGCAGCAGACGCGCCGCGCGCGCCTGAGCCAGGGCGCCATCGGATGGGAGCTGCTGCACGACATCGCGCAGCCCAGCCGCTACGTGGAGCAGATCGTGGACGAGTCGTGGACCGACCACCTGCGCCGCTTCAACCGCGCAACGGCGAGCGACATGGCGCTGCGCGAGCGGCGGCTGGCCTTCCACATCGGCGAGACGTCGCCGGTGGTCACGCGCTACATCGTGCGGCGCTGAGGGTGGACACCGGGCCGCAGCCCGGATGAGTACGGAAGTCTTCGGGTTTCCCGATTGTTGATTGCACTGAATAATGGCCGCAGCAGGCCCCGAGCTGTGCAGAACAAGAAGGAGCAAGGACATGCGTCTGGAGCAGCGCGCCCGATCTTTCCGCCGCACGCCGGCATCTCCCCTTGCGTGTCTCGCGGCCGCCCTCGCGGGGCTTGCGGGCACAGCGGCCCAGGCCGCATGCGGCCCCACCGCGACACCCGGCACGGGCCAGAGCGTGGTCTGCGTCGGCGCGACCACCGGCTCGGCCAGCGTGATCGCCGCGCCCGGCAGCACCGGCGTCGCCATCACCGTGGACAGCGGCGCCACGCTCACCACCAATGCCACGCAGGCCCTGCTGGTGCGCGATGCGAGCAGCATCACCAACAACGGCACCATCGCCGTCTCGGGCGGCTCGGGCTCGGCGCGCGCGGCGATGGTGGCCACCGGCAACGACAACACGATGACCAACAACGGCGCCATCCGCACCACGAGCGGCGGCACCTCGGGCATCCTGGTGACGTCGAACAGCAGCACGCGCACGCTCATCACCAACAACGGCGCCATCGCGACCACGGGCGGCAGCTCGCACGGCATCTCCACGCTGGGGCCGGGCAACACGGTCGTCAACAACGGCACCATCGCGGCCAGCGGCAGCTCGGCCAAGGGCGTGTACCTGCAGGGCGGCAACCTCACGGCCAACCTGCTGGTCAACAACGGCACCATCGCCACGACGGGCGCCAACTCGCTTTCGGGCGGGGCCGATGCGGTGCATGCCAACACGCTGGGCCTGAGCTTCTTCTCGCGCGTGGAGAACCGGGCCGGCGCGCTGCTCTCGAGCGCCAATGGCTACGGCTACCGCGGCCAGAACGGCAACGACACACTGGTGAACGCGGGCACCATCGAAGGCCACGGCGGCGCCGGCAACAGCGACGCGATCTACATGGGCGCGCTGGGCAACGGCACGCTGATCCTGCAGACCGGCTCGGTCATCCGCGGCGGCGCCGATGGCGGCAATGCGATCGCAAACGCCTTTCTCGAAGGCAGCGGCACGGTGGACAACGCCTTCCGCAATTTCCAGAATCTGACGATGCGCGGCGCCGAATGGTCGTGGCTCACCGATGCGAGCTTTTCGGACGGAATACGCATCGAATCGGGCCGCTTCAACCTGCCCGCGACGCTGGCGAGCCCGGTGATCAACGTGCTTCCCGGCACCACGGTCGCCGGCACGGGCACCTTTGCGGGCAACGTGACGAACCGGGGCACGCTCCTGCCCGGCCCGAACGACGGCGTGAACTTCGGCGCCTTCACGGTGCGGGGCAACTACCTCGGCAGCGGCGCGCTGATGCAGATCAACACCGTGCTGGCCGGCGACAACGCGCCCTCCGACCGGCTGGTGATCGATGGCGGCGCGGCCTCGGGCGACACCGCCATCCGCGTGGTCAACCGCGGCGGCATGGGCGCGCCGACGCTGGCCGACGGCATCCTGGTGGTGCAGACGGTCAACGGCGGCACCACGGCCGATCGCGCCTTCTCGCTCACGCAGCCGGTCGAGGCCGGCGCGTACACCTACCGCCTGTTCCGCGGCGGCGCGGCCGGCAACAACCCGGACAACTGGTATTTGCGCAACAACGGCTTCCTGGTCGGCGGCGTGGTGATGGGGTCGCTGGCCGAGGCGTACGAAGTCATCGCCGAAACGCCGACCGTACCCGGCGTGCCGGCGCCGGCCGTCGAGCAGGTCAAGCTGTACCGGCCCGAGGTGGCGCTCTACAGCAGCGTGCCGCTGGTGGTGCGCCAGCTCGGGCTCGCGCAGCTGGGCAGCTTTCACGACCGGCAGGGCGACCAGCAACTGCTTGCGAGCGACGAAGGCCGGCAAGCCTCGTGGGGCCGCATGTTCGGCGAAAGCACGCGCCAGCGCCTGCGCGGCGATGCGAATCCGCAGTTCGACGGCAACATCCACGGGCTTCAGCTGGGCCATGACTTTCTCGCGGGCACCGACGCCTCGGGCGGACGGCACCGCATCGGCGTGCTCGGCGGCTACACGCGCGCGAGCGGCGACACGAGCGGCGTGGCCGGCGGTGCGACCAATGCCGCCACGGGCCGCCTGAGCGTGGAGGGCTACAGCCTGGGCGCTTACTGGACGCGCGTGGCTGAGAGCGGCTGGTACAGCGACGCCGTGCTCATGGCCACGCGCTTCAAGACCGAGGCGCAGTCCACGCTCGGACGCGGCGGCCGGCCGCATGGCAAGACGATCACCGCGTCGCTCGAGGCCGGCCATCCCTTCGCATTGAGCGACAACGTCTCGCTGCAACCGCAGGTGCAGCTGATCTGGCAGCGCAGCTCGGTCGACGACTTCGACGACGGCCTCTCCACGGTGCGCTTCCAGCGCGACAACGCCGTCACGGGTCGCCTGGGCGCGCGGCTGGAAGGCCGCTTCAACGCCGCGAGCGGCAGCTGGAATCCGTACCTCAAGGCCAACCTCTGGCACACCTTCCGCGGCACCAACGCGCTCTTCTTCGGCCCGACCGACCAGGTCGGCAACCGCCGCACCGCGAGCGCGCTCGAGATGGGCGCGGGCGTGGTGGGGCAGGTGAACAGGACGGTGGCGGTGTATGGCGGGCTCGCGTACACGCGGGCCATCGGCAACGACGGCGAGCAGTCCGGCATGCAGGGGCAGGTGGGCATGCGGATTCGCTGGTAGCCGCACGCCATTGACCAGTTGATCTGGTTTGGGTGGCACTTTCGGGCGGCCATACAGGCGTACGGGTAAGTGCGGAGCTACTTTTTTTGACCGAATGGATGATTTAAGTCATCATCCGGCCGTCGCTTCACGAGGTACACCCGATGAATCCGCCCACCCTGCGCAGCCGCTTCTGGTCCGACCTGACCAGCGAAGAGTTCTCCCGCCTCGACCGCGAACGGCTCATCGCCGTGCTGCCGGTGGGCGCGACCGAGCAGCACGGCCCCCACCTGCCGATGTCGACCGACACCGCCACCATAGACGGCATGGTGCGAGCCGCGCTGCCGCACCTGCCCGACGACCTGCCGGTGCTGTTCCTGCCGACCGTGCCCTACGGCAAGAGCAACGAGCACTCGCGCTATCCGGGCACGCTCACCGTGTCGGCGGCCACGCTGATCGCGATGTGGAAGGACATCGGCGCCTGCGTCGCCAAGGCGGGCGTGCGCAAGCTGGTGCTCTACAACAGCCATGGCGGCCAGATGAGCGTGATGGACATCGTCGCGCGCGACCTGCGCGAGGAGCACGACATGATGGTCGTCGCCGCCAACTGGTACACGCTGGGCCTGCCCGAGGGCCTGTTCACCGCGCACGAGGGCAAGCATGGCATCCACGCCGGCGACCTCGAGAGCTCGGTCATGCTGCACCTCACGCCCGACTACGTGCGCAAGGATCAGTTCAAGAACTTCGCTTCCATGACCGAGCAACTGGCCGCCGAGAACAAGTTCCTCTCGATCACGCCCAGCGGCAAGCTGGGCTGGCAGATGCACGACATCAACCCCGCGGGCGCCGCCGGCGACGCCACGCGCGCCACGGCCGAGAAAGGTGCCGCGGTGCTCGACCACGTGGGACGGCGCTTCGTCGAGCTGCTGCACGAGGTCGACCGCTTTCCCCTGTCGCGGCTCGCCAACCAGCCCGCGTGGCGCTAGGGTCGGGCCGAAGGAACACGCCATGGAAAGCCAACAGCCATCCTCCCCGCCGCTGGTCACCCTGCGCAACGTCGGCAAGCGCTTCGCCAACGGCACGCTCGCGCTGCAGGGCATGTCGCTCGACATCGGCGAGCACGACTTCATCAGCTTCCTCGGCCCCTCGGGCTGCGGCAAGAGCACCGCGCTGCGGCTGATCGCGGGACTCACGCGCCTGAGTTCGGGCGAGATGCACTGGTCGGGCGCGAGCACCGGCGCGGCCAAGGACAGCAAAAGCGACCGGGAACTGGGCTTCGTGTTCCAGGAGCCCACCCTCATGCCCTGGGCCAAGGTGTTCGAAAACGTGTGGCTGCCGCTGAAGCTTGCCGGCACTTCGCGCGATGCGGCCGCGCCCGTGGTGCAGCAGGCGCTCGAGATGGTCGGCCTCTCGCGCTTTGCCGACGTGTACCCGCGCGAGCTCTCGGGCGGCATGAAGATGCGCGTGTCGATCGCGCGCGCGCTGGTCACGCGCCCGCGCCTGCTGCTGATGGACGAGCCCTTCGCCGCGCTCGACGAGATGACGCGCATCAAGCTCAACAACGACCTGCTGGCGATCTGGCGCGAGCACCGCTTCTCGATCGTGTTCGTCACGCACAGCGTGTACGAGTCGGTGTACCTCTCGAACCGCATCGTGGTGATGGCCGCGCGGCCGGGCCGGGTGATCGACGAGATCCGCATCGACGAACCGTACCCGCGCGGAGAGGAATTCCGCACCTCCAGCCGCTACAACGCGCATTGCACCGCAGTGTCCCAATCCCTGCACGGAGCGCTCCATGGCATCGACATCGACCATTGAAACCACCATGCCTTCGACGACATCTGCGGACGCCACCGACGCCACGCCCACTGCCGACATGCTGCGCGCGCACGAGGACCGGCTGCGCCGGCGCGAGTCGATGCTGCGCATCGCGGTGCCCGCAGGCATCGTGCTCGCGCTGCTGCTGCTGTGGGAATGGATGGTGCGGGCCAACAACATCCCGCACTACATCCTGCCCGCGCCCTCGCTCATCCTGCGCACGCTGTTCGACAACTGGGACTCGCTGTCGAGCGCGCTGTGGTTCACGGTGAA encodes:
- a CDS encoding autotransporter outer membrane beta-barrel domain-containing protein, producing the protein MRLEQRARSFRRTPASPLACLAAALAGLAGTAAQAACGPTATPGTGQSVVCVGATTGSASVIAAPGSTGVAITVDSGATLTTNATQALLVRDASSITNNGTIAVSGGSGSARAAMVATGNDNTMTNNGAIRTTSGGTSGILVTSNSSTRTLITNNGAIATTGGSSHGISTLGPGNTVVNNGTIAASGSSAKGVYLQGGNLTANLLVNNGTIATTGANSLSGGADAVHANTLGLSFFSRVENRAGALLSSANGYGYRGQNGNDTLVNAGTIEGHGGAGNSDAIYMGALGNGTLILQTGSVIRGGADGGNAIANAFLEGSGTVDNAFRNFQNLTMRGAEWSWLTDASFSDGIRIESGRFNLPATLASPVINVLPGTTVAGTGTFAGNVTNRGTLLPGPNDGVNFGAFTVRGNYLGSGALMQINTVLAGDNAPSDRLVIDGGAASGDTAIRVVNRGGMGAPTLADGILVVQTVNGGTTADRAFSLTQPVEAGAYTYRLFRGGAAGNNPDNWYLRNNGFLVGGVVMGSLAEAYEVIAETPTVPGVPAPAVEQVKLYRPEVALYSSVPLVVRQLGLAQLGSFHDRQGDQQLLASDEGRQASWGRMFGESTRQRLRGDANPQFDGNIHGLQLGHDFLAGTDASGGRHRIGVLGGYTRASGDTSGVAGGATNAATGRLSVEGYSLGAYWTRVAESGWYSDAVLMATRFKTEAQSTLGRGGRPHGKTITASLEAGHPFALSDNVSLQPQVQLIWQRSSVDDFDDGLSTVRFQRDNAVTGRLGARLEGRFNAASGSWNPYLKANLWHTFRGTNALFFGPTDQVGNRRTASALEMGAGVVGQVNRTVAVYGGLAYTRAIGNDGEQSGMQGQVGMRIRW
- a CDS encoding ABC transporter ATP-binding protein, whose protein sequence is MESQQPSSPPLVTLRNVGKRFANGTLALQGMSLDIGEHDFISFLGPSGCGKSTALRLIAGLTRLSSGEMHWSGASTGAAKDSKSDRELGFVFQEPTLMPWAKVFENVWLPLKLAGTSRDAAAPVVQQALEMVGLSRFADVYPRELSGGMKMRVSIARALVTRPRLLLMDEPFAALDEMTRIKLNNDLLAIWREHRFSIVFVTHSVYESVYLSNRIVVMAARPGRVIDEIRIDEPYPRGEEFRTSSRYNAHCTAVSQSLHGALHGIDIDH
- a CDS encoding creatininase family protein, giving the protein MNPPTLRSRFWSDLTSEEFSRLDRERLIAVLPVGATEQHGPHLPMSTDTATIDGMVRAALPHLPDDLPVLFLPTVPYGKSNEHSRYPGTLTVSAATLIAMWKDIGACVAKAGVRKLVLYNSHGGQMSVMDIVARDLREEHDMMVVAANWYTLGLPEGLFTAHEGKHGIHAGDLESSVMLHLTPDYVRKDQFKNFASMTEQLAAENKFLSITPSGKLGWQMHDINPAGAAGDATRATAEKGAAVLDHVGRRFVELLHEVDRFPLSRLANQPAWR